AGGAGAAATAAACACTTTACGGAAAAAGACTGCCATCTAGTGCTGCGAAGGGAATCTTCACATTTAAAGAggctttccctttcctgtagtgtgttgtatagttttagtgcatgtcaatggtctgcaaaggctaaaatccctgtgttccctcccacacactcccctccCTGCCTCAAACTTCTCCATTgtactattggctagcgctccaacacattgtacgtgataggctaaggggcgggacatctctaagtggttgaccaatcacaacagagccggccagctaaccaattagagcagactgggctctggtttcagacagagggtgaaaagaggtgctgcagcacaggcagtatgagaaaaatatcaAATGGCACCAATCAGGCTTCGGCTGGCATTGCGGATTTCGCTAACCTTCCGCCAACTTTTACCAAGTTGTTCTGCAGAATGGGTGCTAGTCTTTGAAGATGACTGCTCCTTTTTACTGCAAGTCCTTTCTTTAGCGCAGTTATCTCATCCTTAAATGAAGCGGACTGACAAAACTGAATTATGGCAGCTTCCGCTTCCTCCAAGTTTCCAACAGTGAGGGGTCCTTTTTCATGTTTTGCTCTCTTTTCCTTCAAATTCATTTTTGCCCTCGCCATCAGAGCGGATTTTATGCGTAGCATCCAGGCCACAGCTTTTTTCAGGCGATGCCAGTGGGAATAGTAAGTGAGCAACTTGTTCACCGCACCAGAGCTTTCTTCCATCGGGGTGACACTTACTGCAAACATTTTCACTTCATGGTCGCTGGCTGTTAGAGTCAAATCTGGAGATTGAGGCCACTGATGCTCAGGGAGCAATGGCGCCAGCAGGGGGGGGCCATGGCCACCCTGATATATTTGTTGGCCCCCCCACTggcccccccaccacacacaccgcctcgccagtcacgtatgcgtagtagtttatctgatatttagcaacaaatacacagccagcgagtcgcttgatttgagcttccaacgatcatactgcagcccctccctctcccgctgctaccatggtaacactctgatactcggcgcacccagcgccatatagatagaagagttacgacaccggaagtccaaaaacggttatcgtcacgtggttcatgtagacgaggatcgttccccggaagttcatggcgggcaatgtgaatgcattgataacaggagatagaactacgatttttgttaattattagtgaataaaggttttgatttgcaatatttatacaacaaatcgatatgtgtatgtatttacatcaatatgttttaaaaaataaaatcgaatttgctaatattaagtgataatattaggattagtgtgaacaactagtttacatgttactaacagtgccttgttaaagagcctgttgctgtttatttatagctttgaattctttcaaaccaatattatcttcttaaacttgtatggtagtcaggagcatcactttctaatgtttattgatacatttagagggaggggatctaaagtaatgctttaaaattcagattggattcatttctaccattttcttaaattcatggtagtttcagtaatcccatggtaactgaggacacaagttatctaaatgactaatgtcatctttatggctttcagaaaggacaggagaccgacaggtgactatcaaaggactagcagcagcagcaggactagcagcatatgatgataatgatgatgttaaatgtgttgttttaggaacatccattgcaaattcaatcaggagagacgtgatgtatgagtacatgtttatttatcgggacacatgatatgcgggaatagtgattgacgtattacaacaagtaactgtaatgatgttttggcgactaggccccgggtttgcaggatgatcattcaggagggaaagaatcgctctgatgaaccccccggggtctagacactggtggtggtgatagtaGTTCAGTCCGAtctgaagggagaaggtttagcttggccctgtatttaggagacaggaggcgaaggggtggaggagggtttgcgttgacacctgaaatgacaactgacaggaaggggagagcagatttaaagaggttagcaggtgcgatgattggctagccggggcgtaatgcccctgatcacttattgaaataacgtgtgacacccgatgctgttgtcttcctgattgaacttacactgagctacatttcaatcaggagagacgtgatgtatgagtacatgtttatttatcgggacacatgatatgcgggaatagtgattgacgtattacaacaagtaactgtaatgatgttttggcgactaggccccgggtttgcaggatgatcattcaggagggaaagaatcgctctgatgaacccccaaaagaagtgaagtatgaagtacggagctgtgagcaatccttaccttgcggctggctgcggagatctatggatgaaaaggagATTAACATGGGGACATGATGAGCGCCGGAATCGCTTCCGGGCTGCGGGGTTAGTCATGTGCGGGACCACTGCCCGAAACCTGCACGCAGGTTTACCATGACGCAGACCCACTGgtcgcaacctgcgcccgcagggttaaacctaagcgcggacccactggccgcaacctgcgcccgcagggttaaacctaagcgcggacctgtgtccgcaacctgcgcccgcagggttaaacctaagcgcggacctgtgtccgcaacctgcgcccgcagggttaaacctaagcgcggacctgtgtccgcaacctgcgcccgcagggttaaacctaagcgcggacctgtgtccgcaacctgcgcccgcagggttaaacctaaccgCGGACCTGAGTCGGCAACTTGACTCGGACCCACGTTCGCGACCTGCACTTGCGGGATTAGCATACGCAGATCCGGAGTCATAGCCTGACAGATCCGGAACCGTAGACACGTATACATGCTGACATgttaccaccaccagttataggtatatttaccatcttttagtgtttgagggacctttggatagccagcacggcactgatgtccgggcggatgtaggatgtgaaggcagaggaggaccatcgtccgagttgttgcagggatgaggatgagacgccttgattagcagcggaggtagctgcgcctatcctgaacgaatgccccgagaataattggggcgataagccggatctaatgagaacttgcttaaGGTAATGATTGAACTGGTGTTGAGTTAAGGGAAAATCCCCTGAAATAAGAAATAGTGGTGAGAGAGGATTAATGGAAGGTCTAAGACGCAGGAATTTGATCATGGATCCATAAGGGCAGAACGGGGAATCGTTGCGAGCTGCGATGACGGAGCAAGCGCCTCCGCATTTTGAGTGTTTAATGTTTAAACTAAAATGGCTAGCGTGGAAGGATAGGTCGTTAAGGCAGACGTCTTGATTGGGATTGAATGATCGTGAAGctgtggtaaattcgcctggtctaaGAAAAGCATAAAATGCCAGCAGAAATACGGCGTCGAGTAGGGCGTCGATGTAGGGAGAAAATAATCCTTCTCTAAGTTTGGAGAGCATAAGGCGCAGAGTGGAGAGTGTAATGGGTCGTCTATGGTCTAACGCTGGGGGAAACGTTTTTAGAAGACCTCTAAGTATGAGTTTAACGGATAGGTTAGCAAGCAAGCTGGGGAAGCTGGGATCGAAGCAGCGAACGTTAAATTGTACTcctgctaagaggccccggatgtattggggtttgaggtggcgatcagtggcgcagtagcacatgaaggcgcACACGGTGGGGATGAGAACGGGTCTAAGTGAGATGCCTACGGAAACACAAAAGAACGCAAACGTTCTCCATGCAAAGTCGTACGTTCTGAGGGTGGAAGTGGCTAAGCCTTTCCTCATAAAATATCTGGCCGACTCTAGGTGCCTAGCTAAGGGGCTCTTGTTTAATgtagagagaggagatgcagaGGAGGAATCCCAACGGGTTGCGGGCTGGCTTCcgggcagaggttccggaagGTCTGAAATTGAAAGCGAGAGAGGGAATCAGCCACTATATTGAGGTGGCCGGGGACGTGACGAGCTGAGATGAGGAAGTTGTGAGTGAGGGAGGACCACGTGATGCTTCTCATGAACGGCATGATGTCACTACAAGAGGAGCGACCTTTATTGATGATCCAGACCACTGACTGGTTGTCGCAGAGGACCGAGATGCGTTTCCGTAGCCAGAGGTGGCCCCACACGTGGCAGGCAACAGCAATCGGATAGATCTCGTGCAGGGCGGAGGATGAGGCATGATTGGGAAATGAGGGAGGCCACGGGCCcgcgaaccactctccctgaaagaaacccccaaaacccacggatggggcagcGTCCGTGAAAAACCTCATGGAATCAGAGGAGTACACGAGGTCGTCGTAAAAGAAGGTGATGCCattccagtgggcgagcaggagaGACCAGAAGCataggtctgagcggcagccttcgtctagaAACACGCGGTCGTGGAGGTTTGTTACAGCCGACgctgcgtccaggaggcgggagatgaatgagcgcccctgggggatgacgcGCATGGCAAAGTTGAGGTGCccgaggagggagagcagctgctGTTTGGTGATGACTTGTTGCTCGCAATAGGATTTAGTGATGTCGCGTATGCGCTGCAGTTTGGCGATGGGGAGAGATGCTTTCATGTCTATAGTGTCGAGTGTGATGCCTAAAAACTCCAAGCTAGTGTCGGGTCCTATGGTTTTCTCTCCGGACAGGGGGACGCCTAGCTCCTGAAAGCAGCATTTGAGTTTCGCCAGGGAAGCGCCTGAGTTATCCCGAGGGGGATCTATGAGGAGAAAATCGTCCAGCAAGTGGAGAACGGAGGGAATCCTGACATTATTCAGCAGAATCCAGCAGAGAGCTTCGGAAAAGGAATTAAAAATACAGGGGCTACTTCTGCACCCGAAAGTCAAGCGAACTGCAAAGTAGAATTTAGCTtcccacttaataccgaacATGTTCCactgggatggatggatgggaatGATCTTGAATGCGTCAGTAATATCTGCCTTGGAGAGCCAGGCTCCTTGCCCCGCAAACTTAATTAGTTTGATTGCGTTATCGACTGAGGCATAATGAAGGGAGAATGGCTCTGGAGGAATAAGGCTGTTAATACTGCAAAACGGGCCGGAGCGGGGtgcggacagatcgaaaatcagcctttttttctcagagtATTTACTCGTGGCTATTCCTATTGGGCTTGTCCGGAACACTGAGAACGGGGGTGAGTGAAACGGACCGATAAGGTATCCTTTGTTGAGTTCTTTCTCGATAAGCTGGGAGACTATGGTGGGTTCTTTAAATGCTGATTGCAGATTTTTTGAAACAAGGGACACGGAGGGAGGAGAAATAACCCCGACCCTGAACCCTTGAGAGAGCCCTGACAGAAGATATTCTACGAACACgggatctgggtgagtagaAAGCGCTGCTGCTAAATGTGGGATGTTGATGGGGGTGGAAAGGTGATGTTTCAGGAGTTTTTTCCCCACGTGGTTTCTGCTGCGGGAACTTCACGTGCCCGCGCCTGGGGCAAACTGACTTCGGGTGAGCCTCCCTGCAGGTACTATTCTGCACCtggtttttttgtttattattcccCGACTGTGACGCAGGAAAAGCTCTGAACCCGGAGAAAGGCACTGATGGGCAGAAGGGGGAGGTGTGGCCCTGCGTCCCGCAGCTGATGCACGAAACAACTTGTTGCCCGCCAGTCGCCATCACGAGCAGCTCGGTGTCCAGCACGGACCAGTCCAGGCGAACGTTGCAGTGGGCTAAGTGAAGCGCTGCTTTGCTAGAAAAGCTCTTGTGATAGGAGTAGAACGTGGATTTCCCGAATTTGAGATAAAGATCGCCGATGAGGCCCAGATAAGCGTCTAACTCAACTCTTCTTTCCGGGTAAACGGAACACAGGACATCGCGGAAGATGCCGAAAGCAACCAGAAATTGTCCTATGTTGAGGTCTCTGAGGAGCCGAGGATCTGCGGACTTAAAAACGGCAGTGATGCTTCCTCCCGTGGCGATTGACTTGTCGCACTCCGGGGAAGGCAAGATGAGGGTGACTAAATTTATGTCTTTCCCTTCGAGGATTTTCGCTCTCAGCCGAGAGGAAATGTGAGCGCTCTGGGGAATATGAGGCCTACCTGAGTGAGGCGCTGGGAGTGCTGAAGCCAGGGAGTGAGGGGGAGCTATGATTTGTGGAGGGAAACCCCCGAGACCTGGCATAAATCCTGTTGGCAGCGAAGCGGGGACCGAGGCCCAGTTCGCAGAAGAGGTTGAAGCTCCGATGGGGCCTTTATCCATGGCCTGCAGGCGAGCGTCAATTAGCAGCATAGAGCTAGCCAACGATTGCAGGGAGTTTGCTATGCTATCCGTTAGTGGCTGATTACCGGGGCTCCCGGGCTGGGCGACGCTTGGGTGAGCCTGTGGAAAGGTGGACCTTTTAGATGGACCGGCTCTAGAGGGACttgacttttttttccttttccccCCGCGGCTCCGCCCGCGTCCTCGCTCCGGCCTCTCGGGGGTGATAGCTGGAGAGTTGGCTGGagctgctggggctgctgccctGGGCTGATGGACCGCGCCGGAGACTTGGTCCGAGAGCTCCCTGagctgggagagagggagatctGAGGCTGCAGAGATACCCTGCTGCCGTAAATGGGTGATTATGAAGTTTGCTTCTGCTGATTGTGAGCTGTCACGGGAAGCCAGGCGGGCGCTCATGCGCCGGAGGCTTGAGGAGTTCGAAGCTGCATCCGGAGGTACATCGGAGCCAGGATCGAGATCCTTCGAAAACGGTTCGTTCTCGGAAGAGTCTGTGTTAGacattgtggtttgtttttctttcttttctgagTGTTTACGGAGGAGTATTCGTTTACTACCTTttgcgttgacacctgaaatgacaactgacaggaaggggagagcagatttaaagaggttagcaggtgcgatgattggctagccggggcgtaatgcccctgatcacttattgaaataacgtgtgacacccgatgctgttgtcttcctgattgaacttacaCTGAGCTACATTACATgggattcaataaacattgaatagcatatcatgcagtttgtcggtgccttttcctccgtgttgttctggtttgctgtgctgcctcctagtagccaccatggtttgctgtgctgcctggggatgctctaatcgctcagagaaaggagtacgaatgtacggcttccccactgacacagagcggaggaaaaaatggctggctcaagtcagcaggagcaatttcacgaccaacagcaacacaatatgtgatgtaattatatacaaacactgcatttgcactttttcataaaacgaaaaccacgccattgggaaagcttaatgttttgtttaatacaaaaaaacagggaaaggcttgaaaaacacagagttgagactcagggtgcagggtgagggtctcagtgcaggtattcaggctccattgaacccccctctggttcttgtgctgaaagagggagtacagacaggagaaagggttatacacacacagcacacctattggatgggaaatgccttggggagataaggtgtttacttatataaaacagtagtattaaacttaccttgtgttttcactctcacttaagtccctctccctttgccatcaatccagaatcagatgagctgcaacattatacagacaggtaataatcaacagaatcacaaggacacaatatggct
This genomic window from Pseudochaenichthys georgianus chromosome 16, fPseGeo1.2, whole genome shotgun sequence contains:
- the LOC117460714 gene encoding uncharacterized protein, encoding MFGIKWEAKFYFAVRLTFGCRSSPCIFNSFSEALCWILLNNVRIPSVLHLLDDFLLIDPPRDNSGASLAKLKCCFQELGVPLSGEKTIGPDTSLEFLGITLDTIDMKASLPIAKLQRIRDITKSYCEQQVITKQQLLSLLGHLNFAMRVIPQGRSFISRLLDAASAVTNLHDRVFLDEGCRSDLCFWSLLLAHWNGITFFYDDLVYSSDSMRFFTDAAPSVGFGGFFQGEWFAGPWPPSFPNHASSSALHEIYPIAVACHVWGHLWLRKRISVLCDNQSVVWIINKGRSSCSDIMPFMRSITWSSLTHNFLISARHVPGHLNIVADSLSRFQFQTFRNLCPEASPQPVGIPPLHLLSLH